From the Candidatus Krumholzibacteriota bacterium genome, one window contains:
- a CDS encoding peptidylprolyl isomerase: MKNGRQAGLPIAFFLVVAAITGCAETEKNNARAIPAGAIVRVGDIVLTDDKLENLLPESEKIPFSVEEKSRFIQHWVELEILYREALRRGLQNDPRVRARIKGLEKEFLADHLIFLELRERIQVSEEEIEDYFIRHGDEYKYEYRVRHILVNTLEEAEEVQELLKTKQFAWVANRYSVDPVAKRGGDLGYLTKGNMIPEFETVIFDLKPDEVSGIVESDFGFHIIKMVGMREARVKVSLDEIRGGIMSRLIMEKREKAFKEFTGALRNSTDIEYFEKNYVPLADVPAENPVSGDTVPEREEQL; the protein is encoded by the coding sequence TTGAAAAACGGGAGACAGGCCGGATTGCCGATCGCTTTTTTTCTGGTGGTGGCGGCGATAACCGGCTGCGCGGAAACGGAAAAAAATAACGCGCGCGCGATCCCGGCGGGAGCGATAGTAAGAGTCGGCGATATCGTGCTGACTGACGATAAGCTTGAGAACCTGCTGCCGGAAAGCGAAAAGATCCCCTTTTCCGTCGAGGAAAAAAGCAGGTTCATACAGCACTGGGTAGAATTGGAGATCCTCTACCGGGAAGCTCTTCGCAGAGGGCTTCAGAACGATCCACGCGTAAGGGCGAGGATAAAGGGGCTTGAAAAAGAATTTCTGGCCGATCACCTGATCTTTCTCGAACTGCGAGAACGGATCCAGGTGAGCGAGGAAGAGATCGAGGATTACTTCATCCGTCATGGAGATGAGTATAAATACGAGTACAGGGTCAGGCATATTCTGGTAAATACCCTGGAAGAGGCCGAGGAAGTCCAGGAGCTTCTGAAGACAAAACAGTTCGCGTGGGTCGCGAACAGGTATTCTGTCGATCCGGTCGCCAAACGCGGGGGAGATCTCGGGTATCTGACAAAAGGGAATATGATCCCTGAATTCGAGACTGTGATCTTCGACCTTAAACCGGACGAGGTCAGCGGGATCGTAGAATCTGACTTCGGATTTCACATAATAAAGATGGTCGGTATGCGCGAAGCCCGGGTGAAAGTCTCCCTCGATGAGATCAGGGGAGGGATCATGAGCCGGCTGATCATGGAGAAACGGGAAAAAGCATTCAAGGAGTTCACCGGGGCGTTGAGAAATTCAACCGACATAGAATATTTCGAAAAGAATTACGTGCCGCTGGCAGATGTCCCGGCTGAAAATCCGGTGAGCGGAGACACGGTTCCGGAAAGGGAGGAACAGTTGTGA